The Hydra vulgaris chromosome 11, alternate assembly HydraT2T_AEP genome contains a region encoding:
- the LOC136086915 gene encoding uncharacterized protein LOC136086915, with product MRTYKRKTEKGLYPTAVVIEAANHVIDGKEISIRASAKKYGVHYSTLFHYINKVKKAINMGMPLPTTTPLPCEQEKAIALYISTASDIYFGLSPYEARKLAFECAIKYNLNFPKSWLKLSMAGPDWMRGFLNRHSGLSIRTPEATSLARATSFNRANVGVFFQKLSDVLDRNHFSASNIYNVDETGITTVQKPNKVIARKGIKQVGALTSQERGTLVTMVLAVNACGNSVPPMFLFPRKKFFDHFIRDGPNECIGASNGSGWMNEECFVTYLNHFIRHVKPTKESPVLLLLDNHQSHLSVQLITFCKNNGIVLLSFPPHCSQVATSR from the exons atgagAACTTATaagagaaaaactgaaaaaggaCTTTATCCAACAGCAGTGGTAATAGAGGCAGCAAACCATGTTATTGATGGAAAAGAAATATCGATTAGAGCATCAGCAAAAAAGTATGGAGTCCACTACTCAACTCTTTTTCATtacataaataaagtaaaaaaagctattaataTGGGAATGCCGCTacctaccactacaccactaccgtgcg aacAAGAAAAAGCTAttgctttatatatatcaaCAGCTTCTGATATTTATTTTGGATTATCACCTTATGAAGCACGAAAACTTGCATTTGAATGTGCTATAAAGTATAACCTTAATTTTCCAAAATCTTGGTTAAAACTTTCAATGGCTGGTCCTGACTGGATGAGAGGGTTTTTAAATCGACATTCAGGATTGTCTATTAGAACTCCAGAAGCAACAAGTCTTGCACGAGCAACTAGTTTTAATCGTGCTAATGTAggtgtattttttcaaaaattatcagATGTTTTAGATAGAAATCATTTTTCTGCATCTAATATTTACAATGTTGATGAGACTGGTATCACTACTGTGCAAAAACCAAACAAGGTAATTGCTCGTAAAGGTATTAAACAAGTTGGAGCATTAACATCTCAAGAACGGGGGACACTAGTGACAATGGTGTTAGCTGTAAATGCATGTGGCAATAGTGTGCCTCCAATGTTTCTATTTCcgagaaagaaattttttgatcaCTTTATTCGTGATGGACCAAATGAATGCATTGGTGCTTCGAATGGGTCAGGGTGGATGAATGAAGAGTGCTTTGTTACTTACTTAAACCACTTTATTCGGCATGTCAAGCCCACAAAAGAAAGTCCTGTGCTATTACTTTTAGACAACCATCAGTCTCATTTATCTGttcaattaataacattttgtaaaaataatggtATAGTTTTGCTTTCCTTCCCTCCTCATTGCTCACAAGTTGCAACCTCTAGATAG
- the LOC136087513 gene encoding uncharacterized protein LOC136087513, with protein sequence MAVNNLCAVCFKIFGKKSAKLHKISKAIEEKIKTFIWDSYDQNLANHPKVICSNCYKNLYCLEKNDTKYLDKWLKQISQINRQDIRRTSDVSEISKDINIITSELNEDKNERMCLKCYGVVKSGIIHLCSDVQAVKTLVNAAYALGSASAERVASSILKTKMEKENIFRGEKFTIATYGKPLTIVAGTTDNKCDRANFSQVSFGTIIELIKCLELSQCKTKKMCSIFRKSLGFQSSIEGNIVKKLEALKAEMNEYFSCKEEEFVEAGDIVNKSMVYIKDIDEFIHDIITERNIDPLSTIVRVAVDSGQGFLKVTMNVFNPHDKTSNQPDLDDSGVKRCFIVAIVEGVSENNGNLRKLVDTLNLQNIKYSVAFDLKCANSMFGITSHAGKYSCLWCEGESLLDGGEKRTLGSLDYHYGKYTEAGKPKSKMADYKNVINPRLLYLEEDPDTIIENLVPVPELHTLIGIVTTFGKLLSKLWPGFEKWLNSNYIFFRGYHGIGFDGNNANRLLDKLDVLSRDIADQGKLDLLPVIECLRKFQSMKQATFGEKVGDIESVVFEFKMSYANLREYINTLKTFL encoded by the exons atggcgGTCAACAATCTATGTgctgtttgttttaaaatctttggtAAAAAGTCAGCAAAGCTTCATAAAATATCTAAAgctattgaagaaaaaataaaaacttttatttgggATAGCTATGATCAAAATTTAGCAAACCATCCTAAAGTTATTTGTAGCAATTgttataaaaacctttattgtttggaaaaaaacgATACAAAATACCTTGATAAGTGGCTAAAGCAAATTTCTCAG atAAACCGTCAAGATATCAGAAGAACTTCAGATGTTTCAGAAATATCAAAAGatattaacattattacttCTGAGttaaatgaagataaaaatgaaagGATGTGCTTAAAATGTTATGGAGTTGTTAAGTCAGGCATTATTCATCTTTGTAGTGATGTTCAAGCTGTGAAAACTTTAGTTAATGCAGCATATGCATTGGGATCAGCAAGTGCAGAACGTGTCGcttcaagtattttaaaaacaaaaatggaaaaggaaaatatttttagaggtgAAAAATTCACAATTGCTACTTATGGGAAACCATTAACTATTGTTGCCGGAACTACTGACAATAAATGTGACCGTGCTAATTTTAGTCAAGTATCTTTTGGAACAATCATTGAGcttataaaatgtttagaacTATCTCAgtgtaaaaccaaaaaaatgtgttctatatttagaaaaagtcTTGGCTTTCAAAGTAGCATTGAaggaaatattgttaaaaaattagagGCTTTAAAAGCAGAAATGAATGAATATTTTTCATGTAAAGAAGAAGAATTTGTTGAAGCTGGTgatatagtaaataaatcaatggtttatattaaagatattgatgAATTTATACATGATATAATCACTGAAAGGAATATTGACCCTCTTTCTACAATTGTAAGAGTTGCTGTGGATTCTGGTCAAGGTTTTTTAAAGGTCactatgaatgtttttaatccGCATGATAAAACTAGCAACCAACCTGACCTTGATGACTCTGGAGTTAAGCGTTGTTTTATTGTTGCTATTGTAGAAGGAGTGTCTGAAAACAATGGAAATCTTAGAAAATTAGTTGATACTCTTAATCTtcaaaatattaagtattctgTTGCATTTGATTTAAAGTGTGCAAACTCAATGTTTGGCATTACAAGCCATGCTGGAAAATATAGTTGTTTGTGGTGTGAAGGAGAGAGTCTTTTGGATGGTGGAGAAAAACGAACTCTTGGTTCCCTCGATTATCATTACGGTAAATACACAGAAGCTGGAAAACCAAAATCAAAGATGgctgattataaaaatgttattaatccAAGATTATTATATCTTGAAGAGGATCCAGAcacaattattgaaaatttagttCCAGTACCTGAGTTGCATACATTAATCGGAATAGTTACAACTTTtggaaaactattatcaaaactatGGCCTGGCTTTGAAAAGTGGTTAAACtcaaattacatatttttcagAGGTTACCATGGCATTGGATTTGATGGCAACAATGCCAACAGACTTTTAGATAAGTTAGATGTTCTTTCTCGTGATATTGCTGATCAAGGAAAGCTTGATTTACTACCAGTAATTGAATGTTTAAGAAAGTTTCAATCAATGAAGCAAGCCACCTTTGGAGAAAAAGTTGGTGATATTGAATCTGTTGTTTTCGAATTCAAGATGTCTTATGCTAATTTAAGGGAATATATTAATACTTTGAAAACATTTCTTTGA
- the LOC136086916 gene encoding uncharacterized protein LOC136086916 produces MNIKYRKREKTPKYTIEQQIKAKKRSKKLINQLYNTKSLLVIDDEKYFCFAGDNMPGNSGYYTNNKKTCPESVRFIGKEKFPKKLLMWIAISDRGMSEPLFCTSKAVAINSSIYVNKCLEKRLLPFIYKYHGDLNYLFWPDLASSHYSKDSLNWMDQYVYYVDKESNPPNAPQARRIENFWGHLAQKVYEGDWQASTEQVLIDRIKLKL; encoded by the coding sequence atgaatattaaatatagaaaacgTGAAAAGACTCCAAAATACACTATAGAACAACAAATAAAGGCAAAGAAAAGAAGCAAGAAACTAATTAACCAACTCTATAACACAAAATCGCTTCTAGTCATCGATGacgaaaaatacttttgttttgcaGGGGACAACATGCCTGGAAATTCTGGATACTACacaaacaacaaaaagacaTGCCCAGAAAGTGTTCGTTTTATAGGAAAAgagaaatttccaaaaaaattattaatgtggATAGCCATATCTGACCGTGGTATGTCCGAGCCATTGTTTTGCACTTCCAAGGCTGTAGCGATCAATTCATCAATCTATGTTaataaatgtttagaaaaacGACTTCTTCCATTTATTTACAAGTATCATGGAGACTTGAACTATTTATTTTGGCCAGATTTAGCAAGTTCTCATTATTCTAAAGATTCTCTAAATTGGATGGACCAATATGTCTATTACGTTGATAAAGAATCCAATCCCCCAAATGCGCCTCAAGCACGACGAATTGAAAATTTTTGGGGACATTTGGCACAGAAGGTTTACGAGGGAGATTGGCAAGCTTCAACAGAGCAAGTTTTGATTGATCGcattaaactaaaactataa
- the LOC136087214 gene encoding uncharacterized protein LOC136087214, translated as MTIGSILYRFEQQGYAMIQKVEPELINVSSEGNSINNEVLDFYATDLNASRLHAQLQVMHESTTQPLDTLQKVLIFVREANEVEKESLSEIKKLIKLNLLISATDATSKRAFNTLRRIKTWLRSTMNQARLNWCMLLNIHIKKTDELNIIDIANDFCSRSEG; from the exons ATGACAATTGGCAGTATTCTATATAGATTTGAACAACAAGGATATGCAATGATTCAAAAGGTAGAACCAGAACTTATAAATGTTTCATCTGAAGGTAATTCAATAAATAACGAAGTTCTTGATTTCTATGCTACAGATTTGAATGCTTCAAGACTGCATGCACAATTACAAGTTATGCACGAATCCACAACTCAACCATTAGATACTCTACAAAAAGTCCTTATTTTTGTCAG AGAAGCAAATGAAGTTGAAAAGGAATCATTATCAGAAATCAAGAAGTTGATAAAACTTAATCTTCTGATATCAGCAACAGATGCCACTAGCAAAAGAGCTTTCAACACACTAAGAAGAATCAAAACTTGGTTAAGAAGTACCATGAACCAAGCACGGTTAAACTGGTGTATGCTGTTAAatatacacattaaaaaaactgacGAACTTAACATAATAGATATAGCCAATGATTTTTGTAGCCGAAGTGAAGGTTGA